A section of the Streptomyces sp. NBC_00178 genome encodes:
- a CDS encoding substrate-binding domain-containing protein — translation MPETSRRGLLFGTAAVSAGAFLTACTSNEPKEKAVAQSNQPAADDKPGTPVTIGFAGPQADHGWLNAINVNAKSRAEKYSEVTLEITEGSNDTATQIGQVKTLINKKVDVLVVLPADGKALTQVGLEAMKAGIPVVNLDRIFASPQAYRCWVGGDNYGMGLNAGHYIGEQLKDKQGAKVVELAGIDALELTKQRSQGFADALKNYPNVKLVARQAADFTVESGQAKMAQLLQAQKKFDALWNHDDDQGVGALRAIQQAGRDEFIMVGGAGAKSAMDAIKADNSVLKATVLYPPTMAASAIDLARALGQNKGVAGLSEMEIPTSLTLYSAVVTKENIDQYLPTGFS, via the coding sequence ATGCCAGAAACCAGCCGCAGAGGACTGCTCTTCGGCACCGCGGCCGTCTCCGCGGGAGCCTTCCTCACCGCCTGCACCAGCAACGAGCCCAAGGAGAAGGCGGTCGCCCAGAGCAACCAGCCCGCCGCCGACGACAAGCCGGGGACACCCGTCACCATCGGCTTCGCCGGCCCTCAGGCCGACCACGGGTGGCTCAACGCCATCAACGTCAACGCCAAGTCGCGGGCCGAGAAGTACTCCGAGGTGACCCTGGAGATCACCGAGGGCTCCAACGACACGGCCACCCAGATCGGCCAGGTCAAGACCCTCATCAACAAGAAGGTCGACGTCCTCGTCGTCCTCCCCGCCGACGGCAAGGCCCTCACCCAGGTCGGCCTGGAGGCCATGAAGGCGGGTATCCCCGTCGTCAACCTCGACCGCATCTTCGCCTCGCCGCAGGCCTACCGCTGCTGGGTCGGCGGAGACAACTACGGCATGGGCCTCAACGCCGGCCACTACATCGGCGAACAGCTCAAGGACAAGCAGGGCGCCAAGGTCGTCGAGCTCGCGGGCATCGACGCCCTGGAGCTCACCAAGCAGCGCAGCCAGGGCTTCGCCGACGCCCTCAAGAACTACCCCAACGTGAAGCTGGTGGCCCGTCAGGCGGCCGATTTCACCGTGGAGTCGGGCCAGGCGAAGATGGCGCAGCTGCTGCAGGCGCAGAAGAAGTTCGACGCCCTCTGGAACCACGACGACGACCAGGGCGTGGGCGCGCTGCGAGCCATCCAGCAGGCCGGCCGCGACGAGTTCATCATGGTCGGCGGCGCCGGCGCCAAGTCCGCGATGGACGCGATCAAGGCCGACAACAGCGTCCTGAAGGCCACCGTGCTCTACCCGCCGACCATGGCCGCCTCCGCGATCGACCTGGCCCGTGCGCTCGGCCAGAACAAGGGTGTCGCCGGCCTCTCCGAGATGGAGATCCCGACCTCGCTCACGCTGTACTCCGCCGTGGTCACGAAGGAGAACATCGACCAGTACCTGCCGACGGGCTTCAGCTGA
- a CDS encoding SCO3242 family prenyltransferase, giving the protein MPGARPLAAVPAPRPSDGLSGADGTAPAPDRPRTGGRLRAWAELLRVSALFSVPGDALAGAAAVGRRPGRGTALAVGASLCLYEAGMALNDWADREEDALDRPHRPIPSGRVAPGAALAAAGALTAAGLALASRAGRPALAVASGLAATVWAYDLHLKHTKLGPAAMASARALDLLLGATATAAPGTTAAPPPGALAVRGRGGEARKAAGSGGRTAEAHIRRDAGSAGSTRPLRSALPSALVLGAHTYAVTAVSRHEAQGGSSAAPSAALAGVAALGAAVLRTRPARAGRGDVPGSPVKGGGAERLLLPAFTGAYLRTSAIPLLHAALNPSPPLTQRAVGGGIRAMIPLQAALAVRAGAPVNGLAAMGLVPLARALARKVSPT; this is encoded by the coding sequence GTGCCCGGAGCCCGGCCCCTGGCCGCGGTCCCGGCGCCGCGGCCCTCGGACGGCCTGTCCGGTGCGGACGGGACTGCGCCCGCACCGGACAGGCCCCGGACCGGCGGGCGCCTGCGCGCCTGGGCGGAACTGCTGCGCGTGTCGGCGTTGTTCAGCGTGCCCGGCGACGCCCTCGCCGGGGCCGCCGCCGTCGGCCGCCGCCCCGGACGCGGCACAGCGCTCGCCGTCGGCGCCTCGCTGTGCCTGTACGAGGCGGGCATGGCCCTCAACGACTGGGCGGACCGCGAGGAGGACGCACTGGACCGCCCGCACCGCCCGATACCCTCGGGCCGAGTCGCCCCCGGTGCGGCCCTGGCGGCGGCCGGCGCCCTCACCGCCGCGGGCCTGGCCCTGGCGTCACGCGCGGGCCGCCCGGCCCTCGCCGTGGCATCGGGCCTCGCAGCCACGGTCTGGGCCTACGACCTCCACCTGAAGCACACGAAGCTGGGACCGGCGGCGATGGCTTCGGCCCGCGCCCTGGACCTGCTGCTCGGCGCCACGGCGACGGCGGCGCCGGGAACCACGGCGGCACCACCGCCGGGTGCCCTCGCGGTGCGGGGCCGTGGCGGAGAGGCCCGCAAGGCGGCCGGGTCCGGCGGCCGTACGGCCGAGGCGCACATCCGCCGGGACGCCGGGAGCGCGGGCTCCACACGCCCCCTGCGCTCCGCGCTCCCCTCGGCGCTCGTGCTCGGCGCACACACCTACGCCGTCACCGCCGTCTCCCGCCACGAGGCCCAGGGCGGCTCCTCCGCCGCGCCGTCGGCCGCGCTCGCCGGGGTCGCCGCGCTCGGAGCGGCCGTCCTGCGCACCCGCCCGGCACGGGCCGGAAGGGGCGACGTACCGGGAAGCCCGGTGAAGGGGGGAGGCGCCGAGAGGCTCCTGCTCCCCGCGTTCACCGGCGCCTACCTGCGTACCTCCGCGATCCCGCTCCTCCACGCGGCACTGAATCCCTCCCCGCCCCTCACCCAGCGCGCCGTCGGCGGCGGCATCCGGGCCATGATCCCGTTGCAGGCCGCACTGGCCGTCAGGGCGGGAGCACCCGTCAACGGGCTCGCGGCCATGGGACTCGTGCCCCTGGCCCGCGCGCTCGCCCGGAAGGTGAGCCCCACATGA
- a CDS encoding EboA domain-containing protein — protein MLTDHKELDGLLPGAARAWLDEALDEAAHAAAHPGADSGTPPWELRFASAGRHCGLEHADSVRALLLVEARAGLPAVTRLYEQGTAAERRAVLLTLHRLDLGARALPLVEDALRTNDTRLVAAAVGPYGAAHLDAHGWRHAVLKCLFTEVPVEALDRLASRARGDAELARMLGDFATERIAAGRAVPPGLLTVLELTAPGPAPAPTEES, from the coding sequence GTGCTGACCGACCACAAGGAACTCGACGGCCTGCTCCCGGGTGCCGCGAGGGCCTGGCTCGACGAGGCGCTCGACGAGGCCGCCCACGCCGCGGCCCACCCCGGCGCCGACAGCGGCACCCCGCCCTGGGAACTGCGGTTCGCCTCCGCCGGCCGGCACTGCGGGCTGGAGCACGCCGACTCCGTACGCGCCCTGCTGCTCGTCGAGGCGCGGGCCGGCCTCCCCGCCGTCACCCGTCTCTACGAACAGGGCACCGCGGCCGAGAGGCGCGCCGTCCTCCTCACCCTGCACCGGCTGGACCTCGGAGCCCGGGCACTGCCGCTCGTCGAGGACGCGCTGCGCACCAACGACACCCGGCTGGTCGCCGCCGCGGTCGGCCCCTACGGTGCGGCCCACCTCGACGCCCACGGCTGGCGGCACGCCGTCCTCAAGTGCCTGTTCACCGAGGTACCCGTGGAGGCCCTGGACCGGCTTGCGTCCCGCGCCCGGGGCGACGCCGAACTCGCCAGGATGCTCGGCGACTTCGCCACCGAGCGCATCGCCGCGGGACGGGCCGTGCCACCCGGTCTGCTGACCGTCCTCGAACTCACGGCCCCCGGCCCCGCCCCCGCCCCCACGGAGGAGTCCTGA
- a CDS encoding ThuA domain-containing protein — protein MHRSSRRLRARKTLALLTGGLLAAATLSLGSSPATADAPGVSAAQDAAEDFQQVTLAKGAAETGEPMTLAVLPDRSVLHTSRGGELRITDSAGNTRISGVIPVYSHDEEGLQGVGIDPDFEHNRAIYLYYAPPLDTPAGDAPENGTAADFAKFEGVNRLSRFVLKEDGTLDNASEKKVLDIPTTRGMCCHVGGDIDFDAQGNLYISTGDDSNPFASDGFSPLDDRADRNPAFDARRTAGNTNDLRGKILRIKVAADGSYTVPEGNLFAPGTDKTRPEIYAMGFRNPFRFSVDKATGVLYVGDYGPDAGAADPNRGPAGQVEFARVTKPGNFGWPFCTGDNQAFNDYDFATKTSGPRFDCAAPKNDSRHNTGLVDLPPSQAAWIPYDGASVPEFGTGSESPMGGPVYHYDAGLDSPVKFPEAYDGDFFAGEFGRQWIKRVEQDGDGAVKSINDVPWTGTQVMDMAFGPDGALYVLDYGLSWFGGDEHSALYRIENATGGRSPIAEASSNKTSGVAPLKVKFSSAGTTDGDGDALTYAWDFGDGGKSTAADPTYTYKKNGTYTATVTAKDPTGRTGSASVHVTVGNTAPTVVLNAPLDGKPFTFGDKVPFKVTVTDPEDGTIDCSKVEVKFTLGHDSHGHDITTEHGCEGTITTAMEGGHDPNANIYGGISASYTDGGGGGQAALSGHDQAKLQPRHRQAEHFDRSSGITTPSKTSAHGGRTVGDIDNGDWISFSPYILDGSTKLTARTSSAGAGGFLEVRAGSPTGTILGSAPVPVTGSWDSFQDIDVPLRGAPKKATELFLVFKGGTGALYDVDDFELSDSPVDKTAKRVLVFSKTGGFRHDSIPTGVAALKELGKDTNITVDSTEEAGQFTTSNLARYDAVVFLSTTGDVLNADQQKAFENFVATGGGYMGVHAAADTEYDWKFYGGLVGAYFSSHPQIQPATVRVENHDHPATAHLDDAWDRTDEWYNYRTDPRDKAQVLATLDETSYTGGTMKGDHPIAWCQAYEGGRSFYTGLGHTKESYAEPAFRQHLLGGLRYASGQVKANCKPDTGYRSIFNGKTLEGWKQAGPGTFTVADGELRSEGGMGLLTYQAKELKSYSLKLDWKMEGDDNSGVFVGFPASDDPWSAVDNGYEVQIDATDAADRTTGAVYTFKSADLKARDRVLRPPGQWNSYEIKVQGERLQVFLNGVKINDFTNTVPARSLKDGFIGLQNHGADDQVSFRDIQLKELPST, from the coding sequence GTGCACAGAAGCAGCAGACGGCTCCGCGCCCGAAAAACACTCGCACTCCTCACCGGCGGCCTGCTCGCCGCCGCCACCCTCTCCCTGGGCTCCTCGCCCGCCACCGCCGACGCCCCCGGGGTGTCGGCCGCGCAGGACGCCGCCGAGGACTTCCAGCAGGTCACCCTCGCCAAGGGGGCGGCCGAGACAGGCGAACCCATGACGCTGGCGGTCCTCCCCGACCGCAGCGTGCTGCACACGTCGCGCGGCGGCGAGCTGCGCATCACCGACAGCGCCGGCAACACCCGCATCTCCGGCGTCATCCCCGTCTACTCGCACGACGAGGAAGGCCTCCAGGGAGTCGGGATCGACCCCGACTTCGAGCACAACCGCGCGATCTACCTCTACTACGCGCCGCCGCTGGACACCCCCGCCGGCGACGCCCCGGAGAACGGCACCGCTGCGGACTTCGCGAAGTTCGAGGGGGTCAACCGCCTCTCCCGCTTCGTCCTCAAGGAGGACGGCACCCTCGACAACGCCAGCGAGAAGAAGGTCCTCGACATCCCGACCACCCGCGGCATGTGCTGCCACGTCGGCGGGGACATCGACTTCGACGCGCAGGGCAACCTCTACATCTCGACGGGCGACGACTCCAACCCGTTCGCGTCCGACGGCTTCTCGCCGCTGGACGACCGGGCCGACCGCAACCCCGCGTTCGACGCCCGCCGCACCGCCGGCAACACCAACGACCTCCGCGGCAAGATCCTGCGCATCAAGGTGGCGGCCGACGGCTCGTACACCGTCCCTGAGGGCAACCTCTTCGCCCCGGGCACGGACAAGACCCGCCCCGAGATCTACGCGATGGGCTTCCGCAACCCCTTCCGCTTCAGCGTCGACAAGGCCACCGGCGTCCTGTACGTCGGCGACTACGGTCCCGACGCCGGCGCGGCCGACCCGAACCGCGGACCCGCGGGCCAGGTCGAGTTCGCCCGTGTGACGAAGCCCGGCAACTTCGGCTGGCCCTTCTGCACCGGCGACAACCAGGCCTTCAACGACTACGACTTCGCCACGAAGACCTCCGGCCCGCGCTTCGACTGCGCCGCCCCGAAGAACGACTCGCGCCACAACACCGGCCTCGTGGACCTCCCGCCGTCCCAGGCCGCCTGGATCCCGTACGACGGCGCGTCCGTACCCGAGTTCGGCACCGGCTCCGAGTCCCCGATGGGCGGCCCCGTCTACCACTACGACGCCGGCCTCGACTCGCCGGTGAAGTTCCCGGAGGCCTACGACGGCGACTTCTTCGCCGGGGAGTTCGGCCGCCAGTGGATCAAGCGCGTCGAGCAGGACGGCGACGGAGCCGTGAAGTCCATCAACGACGTCCCGTGGACCGGGACCCAGGTGATGGACATGGCCTTCGGCCCCGACGGGGCGCTCTACGTCCTGGACTACGGCCTCTCCTGGTTCGGCGGCGACGAGCACTCGGCGCTCTACCGCATCGAGAACGCCACCGGCGGCCGCTCACCCATAGCCGAGGCGTCGTCGAACAAGACGTCCGGTGTCGCGCCGCTCAAGGTGAAGTTCTCGTCCGCCGGCACGACCGACGGTGACGGAGACGCCCTGACCTACGCGTGGGACTTCGGCGACGGCGGCAAGTCCACCGCGGCCGACCCGACCTACACGTACAAGAAGAACGGCACCTACACGGCCACCGTCACCGCCAAGGACCCGACGGGCCGCACCGGCTCGGCCAGCGTCCACGTGACCGTCGGCAACACCGCGCCCACCGTCGTGCTGAACGCCCCGCTCGACGGCAAGCCGTTCACCTTCGGCGACAAGGTGCCCTTCAAGGTGACCGTCACCGACCCGGAGGACGGGACCATCGACTGCAGCAAGGTCGAGGTCAAGTTCACCCTCGGACACGACAGCCACGGCCACGACATCACCACCGAGCACGGCTGCGAAGGCACCATCACCACCGCCATGGAGGGCGGCCACGACCCCAACGCCAACATCTACGGCGGCATCTCCGCGTCCTACACGGACGGCGGGGGCGGCGGCCAGGCCGCACTGTCCGGCCATGACCAGGCGAAGCTCCAGCCCCGCCACCGCCAGGCCGAGCACTTCGACCGGTCCTCCGGCATCACCACACCCAGCAAGACCAGCGCGCACGGCGGCAGGACCGTCGGCGACATCGACAACGGCGACTGGATCTCCTTCAGCCCGTACATCCTCGACGGCTCCACCAAGCTCACCGCCCGTACGTCCTCGGCGGGTGCCGGCGGCTTCCTCGAGGTACGGGCCGGATCGCCCACCGGCACGATCCTCGGCTCCGCACCGGTCCCCGTGACCGGCAGCTGGGACTCGTTCCAGGACATCGACGTGCCGCTGCGCGGCGCGCCGAAGAAGGCCACGGAACTCTTCCTCGTCTTCAAGGGCGGCACCGGGGCGCTCTACGACGTGGACGACTTCGAGCTGTCGGACAGCCCCGTGGACAAGACCGCCAAGCGCGTCCTCGTCTTCTCCAAGACCGGCGGCTTCCGCCACGACTCGATCCCCACCGGCGTCGCCGCCCTGAAGGAACTCGGCAAGGACACCAACATCACGGTCGACTCCACGGAGGAGGCCGGCCAGTTCACCACCAGCAACCTGGCGCGCTACGACGCCGTCGTCTTCCTGTCGACGACCGGTGACGTCCTCAACGCCGACCAGCAGAAGGCCTTCGAGAACTTCGTGGCCACCGGCGGCGGCTACATGGGGGTCCACGCGGCCGCCGACACCGAGTACGACTGGAAGTTCTACGGCGGCCTCGTCGGGGCGTACTTCTCCTCGCACCCGCAGATCCAGCCGGCGACCGTGCGGGTGGAGAACCACGACCACCCGGCGACCGCGCACCTGGACGACGCCTGGGACCGTACCGACGAGTGGTACAACTACCGCACCGACCCGCGGGACAAGGCCCAGGTCCTCGCCACGCTGGACGAGACCAGCTACACCGGCGGCACCATGAAGGGCGACCACCCGATCGCCTGGTGCCAGGCCTACGAGGGCGGCCGCTCCTTCTACACCGGCCTCGGCCACACCAAGGAGTCCTACGCCGAACCCGCCTTCCGCCAGCACCTGCTGGGCGGGCTCCGCTACGCCTCCGGCCAGGTCAAGGCCAACTGCAAGCCGGACACCGGCTACCGGTCGATCTTCAACGGCAAGACGCTCGAAGGCTGGAAGCAGGCCGGTCCCGGCACGTTCACCGTCGCCGACGGCGAACTGCGCTCCGAGGGCGGCATGGGTCTGCTGACCTACCAGGCCAAGGAGCTGAAGTCCTACTCGCTGAAGCTCGACTGGAAGATGGAGGGCGACGACAACTCCGGTGTGTTCGTCGGCTTCCCGGCGTCGGACGACCCGTGGTCCGCGGTGGACAACGGCTACGAGGTCCAGATCGACGCCACCGACGCGGCGGACCGCACGACCGGGGCCGTCTACACCTTCAAGTCGGCCGATCTCAAGGCCCGTGACCGGGTCCTGCGACCGCCCGGCCAGTGGAACAGCTACGAGATCAAGGTCCAGGGCGAACGCCTCCAGGTGTTCCTCAACGGTGTGAAGATCAACGACTTCACCAACACCGTGCCCGCCCGCAGTCTGAAGGACGGCTTCATCGGTCTCCAGAACCACGGGGCCGACGACCAGGTGTCCTTCCGTGACATCCAGCTGAAGGAACTGCCCTCGACGTAG
- a CDS encoding sugar phosphate isomerase/epimerase family protein, whose amino-acid sequence MPRPFTLFTGQWADLPLEEVCRHARDFGYDGLELACWGDHFEVDKALADPGYLDGRRQLLDKYGLKCWAISNHLVGQAVCDNPIDERHQGILPSRIWGDGEPEGVRRRAAKEIADTARAAAAFGVDTVIGFTGSSIWHLVAMFPPVPPHMIERGYEDFAERWNPILDVFDAEGVRFAHEVHPSEIAYDYWTTHRALEAVGHRPAFGLNFDPSHFVWQDLDPVGFLYDFRDRIYHVDCKEARKRLDGRNGRLGSHLPWGDPRRGWDFVSAGHGDVPWEDVFRMMRSIGYEGPVSVEWEDAGMDRLTGAPEALASLKRFDFDPPSASFDAAFGGGD is encoded by the coding sequence ATGCCCCGTCCCTTCACACTCTTCACCGGCCAGTGGGCCGACCTGCCCCTGGAGGAGGTCTGCCGGCACGCCCGTGACTTCGGCTACGACGGCCTCGAACTCGCCTGTTGGGGCGACCATTTCGAGGTCGACAAGGCCCTTGCGGACCCCGGCTACCTCGACGGGCGGCGGCAGCTGCTCGACAAGTACGGCCTCAAGTGCTGGGCGATCTCGAACCACCTGGTCGGCCAGGCCGTCTGCGACAACCCGATCGACGAGCGCCACCAGGGCATCCTGCCCTCCCGCATCTGGGGGGACGGGGAGCCCGAGGGCGTACGCCGCCGGGCCGCGAAGGAGATCGCGGACACCGCCAGGGCCGCCGCCGCGTTCGGCGTCGACACCGTGATCGGCTTCACGGGTTCCTCCATCTGGCACCTGGTCGCGATGTTCCCGCCGGTGCCCCCGCACATGATCGAGCGGGGTTACGAGGACTTCGCGGAGCGCTGGAACCCGATCCTGGACGTCTTCGACGCCGAGGGCGTGCGCTTCGCCCACGAGGTGCACCCCAGCGAGATCGCGTACGACTACTGGACCACCCACCGGGCCCTGGAGGCCGTGGGGCACCGGCCGGCGTTCGGGCTGAACTTCGACCCGAGCCACTTCGTCTGGCAGGACCTCGACCCCGTCGGCTTCCTCTACGACTTCCGGGACCGCATCTACCACGTGGACTGCAAAGAGGCGCGCAAGCGGCTCGACGGCCGCAACGGACGCCTCGGCTCGCACCTGCCCTGGGGCGACCCGCGGCGCGGCTGGGACTTCGTCTCCGCCGGACACGGCGACGTGCCCTGGGAGGACGTCTTCCGGATGATGCGGTCCATCGGCTACGAGGGCCCGGTCTCCGTGGAGTGGGAGGACGCCGGCATGGACCGGCTGACGGGTGCGCCCGAGGCGCTGGCGTCGCTGAAGCGCTTCGACTTCGACCCGCCCAGCGCGTCCTTCGACGCCGCGTTCGGAGGCGGCGACTGA
- a CDS encoding Gfo/Idh/MocA family protein, producing MARREETEQETGAPPPTATLGVGMVGYAFMGAAHSQGWRTAGHVFDLPVRPALAAICGRDRTAVEAAAARHGWAAAETDWRALIARDDVQLVDICTPGDSHAEIAIAALEAGKHVLCEKPLANTVAEAEAMVEAAERAAARGQVAIVGFNYRKVPALTFARRMIEEGRLGALRHVRATYLQDWLVDPESPLTWRLKREHAGSGALGDLGAHIVDLAQYLAGEPLVGVSAMSETFVRERPVLAGPGAGLSGSADRAVRGTVTVDDAALFTGRLASGALASFEATRMAAGRKNALRLEINGELGSIAFDLERLNELSFHDHTEPATTAGFRRILVTEPQHPYLEAWWPPGHGLGYEHTFVHQARDVVRTIAEGRPPVPSFADGLQVQRVLAAVEESAAKNSVYTPVPF from the coding sequence ATGGCCCGTAGGGAAGAGACGGAGCAGGAGACCGGAGCGCCGCCACCGACGGCGACGCTCGGGGTCGGCATGGTCGGATACGCGTTCATGGGGGCCGCCCACTCGCAGGGGTGGCGCACCGCGGGACACGTCTTCGACCTGCCGGTGAGACCGGCTCTCGCCGCGATCTGCGGACGCGACCGTACGGCCGTCGAGGCCGCCGCCGCCCGGCACGGCTGGGCGGCGGCGGAGACCGACTGGCGTGCGCTCATCGCCCGGGACGACGTGCAGCTGGTCGACATCTGCACACCCGGCGACAGCCATGCGGAGATCGCCATCGCCGCGCTCGAGGCGGGCAAGCACGTGCTCTGCGAGAAGCCGCTCGCCAACACGGTCGCCGAGGCGGAGGCCATGGTCGAGGCCGCCGAACGCGCCGCAGCGCGCGGCCAGGTGGCGATCGTGGGCTTCAACTACCGCAAGGTCCCCGCCCTCACTTTCGCCCGCAGGATGATCGAGGAGGGAAGGCTGGGCGCCCTGCGGCACGTCCGGGCCACCTATCTCCAGGACTGGCTCGTCGACCCCGAGTCGCCGCTGACCTGGCGGCTCAAGCGTGAGCACGCCGGGTCCGGCGCGCTGGGCGACCTCGGGGCGCACATCGTCGACCTCGCGCAGTACCTCGCCGGTGAGCCGCTGGTCGGGGTGTCGGCGATGAGTGAGACGTTCGTCCGCGAGCGGCCCGTGCTCGCGGGTCCGGGCGCCGGGCTCTCCGGATCCGCCGACCGTGCCGTGCGCGGGACGGTCACCGTCGACGACGCGGCCCTGTTCACCGGCCGTCTCGCGTCCGGCGCCCTGGCCTCCTTCGAGGCGACCCGGATGGCGGCCGGGCGCAAGAACGCGCTGCGGCTCGAGATCAACGGCGAGCTGGGGTCGATCGCCTTCGACCTCGAACGCCTCAACGAGCTCTCCTTCCACGACCACACCGAGCCGGCCACCACGGCCGGCTTCCGGCGGATCCTCGTCACGGAGCCCCAGCACCCCTACCTGGAGGCGTGGTGGCCGCCGGGCCACGGCCTCGGCTACGAGCACACCTTCGTCCACCAGGCCAGGGACGTGGTGCGCACCATCGCCGAAGGACGGCCGCCCGTACCGTCGTTCGCCGACGGACTCCAGGTGCAGCGGGTGCTCGCCGCGGTCGAGGAGAGCGCCGCCAAGAACTCCGTATACACCCCGGTGCCCTTCTAG
- a CDS encoding sugar phosphate isomerase/epimerase family protein, producing the protein MTLRFGYGTNGLTDLRLDDALGLLADLGYEGVGLTLDHMHLDPMAPDLAARTRRVAGRLADLGLGVTVETGARYVLDPRRKHGPSLLDPDPEARAARTALLVRAVDVAAELGAHAVHCFSGVTPPDTTTDTAWERLTDSLGPVLDAAGRAGVPVAIEPEPGHLLATLADFHRLRTLLSGPAPLGLTLDIGHCQCLEPAPPVECVKEAAPWLRHVQIEDMRRGTHEHLPFGEGEIDFPPVLEALAATGYDGLTVVELPRHSHAGPELARHSIDFLRAAAGTSEPDRVGTSTPRAAAGATNGGAPC; encoded by the coding sequence ATGACGCTCCGCTTCGGCTACGGCACCAACGGACTGACCGACCTCCGGCTCGACGACGCCCTCGGCCTGCTCGCCGACCTCGGCTACGAAGGCGTCGGGCTGACCCTGGACCACATGCACCTCGACCCGATGGCCCCGGACCTCGCCGCCCGGACCCGCAGGGTCGCCGGCAGGCTCGCCGACCTGGGCCTGGGCGTGACCGTCGAGACCGGAGCGCGCTACGTCCTGGACCCCCGGCGCAAACACGGCCCCTCCCTCCTCGACCCGGACCCCGAGGCGCGTGCTGCGCGGACGGCGCTGCTGGTCCGCGCCGTCGACGTGGCCGCCGAGCTGGGCGCGCACGCCGTGCACTGCTTCAGCGGCGTCACCCCGCCGGACACCACCACCGACACCGCCTGGGAGCGGCTGACGGACTCCCTCGGCCCCGTACTGGACGCCGCCGGGCGCGCGGGCGTCCCCGTCGCCATCGAGCCGGAACCCGGCCACCTCCTCGCCACCCTCGCGGACTTCCACCGGCTGCGGACCCTCCTCTCGGGCCCCGCGCCGCTCGGGCTCACCCTCGACATCGGCCACTGCCAGTGCCTGGAACCCGCGCCACCCGTCGAGTGCGTGAAGGAAGCCGCGCCCTGGCTGCGCCACGTACAGATCGAGGACATGCGGCGCGGGACGCACGAACACCTGCCGTTCGGCGAGGGTGAGATCGACTTCCCGCCGGTGCTCGAAGCCCTGGCCGCCACCGGATACGACGGCCTCACCGTCGTCGAACTGCCCCGGCACTCCCACGCCGGGCCCGAACTGGCCCGCCACTCGATCGACTTCCTCCGCGCGGCGGCCGGGACCTCGGAGCCGGACCGCGTGGGAACGAGCACACCCCGAGCCGCGGCCGGGGCGACGAACGGAGGCGCACCGTGCTGA
- a CDS encoding inositol-3-phosphate synthase, with amino-acid sequence MTVHAVRTGVWFIGARGSVATTATAGCAAIAAGLHPPTGMVTETPPFTDIGLPPLTSLVFGGHDTLDCPLPKRAEALAAGGVLPHGLPSAVGAELARADAEIRPGGPLAGDTRTDEQLITAFAADLEDFARRNELARTVVINVASTEPAPAEDDDRLPASSLYAAAALRAGCAYANFTPSTGLRSPRLRDAVEACGLPHAGRDGKTGQTLLRSVLAPMFVQRALPVRAWSGTNLLGGGDGAALADPAAAAAKNAGKERVLADTLGAAPEGEVHIDDVPAMGDWKTAWDHIAFDGFLGSRMILQTIWQGCDSALAAPLILDLARLLARSHEAGLTGPLAELGFYFKDPDGGPAALSEQYATLLAFAGRLRAGR; translated from the coding sequence GTGACCGTACATGCCGTTCGTACCGGAGTCTGGTTCATCGGAGCCCGCGGCTCGGTGGCCACCACCGCGACCGCCGGATGCGCGGCCATCGCGGCCGGCCTCCACCCGCCGACCGGCATGGTCACCGAGACACCGCCCTTCACGGACATCGGGCTGCCACCCCTGACGTCGCTCGTCTTCGGCGGCCACGACACCCTCGACTGCCCGCTGCCCAAGCGGGCCGAGGCCCTCGCGGCGGGCGGAGTCCTCCCGCACGGGCTGCCCTCGGCGGTCGGGGCCGAACTCGCCCGCGCTGACGCGGAGATTCGCCCCGGCGGACCCCTCGCCGGTGACACGCGGACCGACGAGCAGCTCATCACCGCCTTCGCCGCGGACCTCGAGGACTTCGCACGCCGCAACGAACTGGCCCGCACCGTCGTCATCAACGTCGCGTCGACGGAGCCCGCACCCGCCGAGGACGACGACCGGCTCCCCGCCAGCTCCCTCTACGCGGCCGCCGCCCTCAGGGCCGGCTGCGCGTACGCCAACTTCACCCCCTCCACGGGGCTGCGCAGCCCCCGCCTGCGGGACGCGGTCGAAGCCTGCGGACTTCCCCACGCCGGACGCGACGGCAAGACGGGGCAGACCCTGCTCCGCTCCGTGCTCGCCCCGATGTTCGTCCAGCGTGCGCTGCCGGTGCGGGCCTGGTCGGGCACGAACCTGCTGGGCGGCGGCGACGGAGCGGCCCTGGCCGACCCCGCCGCGGCGGCCGCCAAGAACGCGGGCAAGGAGCGCGTGCTCGCCGACACCCTCGGGGCCGCCCCCGAGGGCGAGGTCCACATCGACGACGTTCCGGCCATGGGCGACTGGAAGACCGCGTGGGACCACATCGCCTTCGACGGCTTCCTCGGCTCGCGGATGATCCTCCAGACGATCTGGCAGGGCTGCGACTCGGCGCTGGCCGCGCCCCTGATCCTGGACCTGGCCCGGCTGCTCGCCCGCTCCCACGAGGCCGGCCTGACCGGCCCGCTCGCCGAACTGGGCTTCTACTTCAAGGACCCCGACGGCGGACCGGCCGCGCTGTCCGAGCAGTACGCCACTCTGCTGGCCTTCGCGGGCCGTCTGCGAGCCGGCCGGTGA